A stretch of Methylogaea oryzae DNA encodes these proteins:
- a CDS encoding D-alanyl-D-alanine carboxypeptidase family protein translates to MALILLGTGLLLPVPSALAAPNYQAALVVDAESAGVLYEKDGGALWFPASLTKMMTVYLTFDAMAKGKLAPTDMLQASPHAASQRGTTLGLKAGDKLSVDTAIRSLIVRSANDVAVVLAERVGGTESAFATLMTDTARQLGMAHTIYRNATGLPNMEQVTTARDMAILARALLTRFANYYPYFSGRSVNYKGRELPSYNGLLSSYVGADGMKTGFTCAAGFNIVASAKRAGRRLIGVLLGSTSRVERAGTISYLLNQGFAAQSAAARPNLYELFKNTAMTLLKRPQPLDVDACNSDGADNGATTAQSAAPSQPQQAQAPSQHFNGWGAVIGEFRAADEPGVVLEKFKARWPGDLANGRARVVTHLGQGAAGHNLVITGITKDQASAICSRQAWPSRAHCVTVNPTANIRGISVAGGARKTAVIGAP, encoded by the coding sequence TTGGCTTTGATTTTATTGGGGACGGGATTATTGCTGCCCGTCCCATCGGCGCTGGCCGCGCCGAATTATCAAGCCGCCCTGGTGGTGGACGCGGAAAGCGCCGGCGTGTTGTACGAGAAAGACGGCGGCGCATTGTGGTTCCCCGCCTCCCTCACCAAGATGATGACGGTGTACCTGACCTTCGACGCCATGGCGAAAGGCAAACTGGCCCCCACCGACATGCTGCAAGCCTCGCCCCACGCGGCGTCGCAGCGAGGCACCACCCTCGGTTTGAAGGCGGGCGACAAGCTGTCCGTCGATACCGCCATCCGCAGCCTGATCGTCCGCTCCGCCAACGACGTGGCGGTGGTGCTGGCGGAGCGCGTCGGCGGCACGGAAAGCGCCTTCGCCACCCTCATGACCGACACGGCGCGCCAGCTGGGCATGGCCCACACCATTTACCGCAACGCCACCGGACTGCCCAACATGGAGCAGGTGACCACCGCCCGCGACATGGCGATCCTGGCCCGCGCCCTGCTGACCCGCTTCGCCAACTATTACCCTTATTTTTCCGGCCGCTCGGTCAACTACAAAGGGCGCGAACTGCCCAGCTACAACGGCTTGCTCAGCTCCTACGTGGGCGCGGACGGCATGAAGACGGGCTTCACCTGCGCCGCCGGCTTCAACATCGTCGCCTCCGCCAAGCGCGCCGGGCGGCGCTTGATCGGCGTATTGCTGGGCAGCACCAGCCGGGTCGAGCGGGCCGGCACCATCAGCTATCTGCTTAACCAGGGTTTCGCCGCGCAATCCGCCGCCGCCCGCCCCAACCTGTACGAGCTGTTCAAAAACACGGCGATGACGCTGTTGAAGCGGCCGCAACCGCTGGACGTGGACGCCTGCAACAGCGACGGGGCGGACAACGGCGCGACGACGGCGCAATCCGCGGCGCCGTCCCAGCCCCAGCAAGCGCAAGCGCCGTCCCAGCACTTCAACGGCTGGGGCGCGGTGATCGGCGAATTCCGCGCCGCCGACGAGCCGGGCGTGGTGCTGGAGAAATTCAAGGCGCGCTGGCCGGGGGACCTCGCCAACGGCCGAGCGAGGGTCGTGACGCACCTGGGCCAGGGAGCGGCGGGCCACAATCTGGTCATCACGGGAATCACCAAGGATCAAGCGAGCGCCATCTGTTCCCGCCAAGCCTGGCCGTCCCGCGCCCATTGCGTGACCGTCAACCCCACGGCCAACATCCGCGGCATCTCCGTCGCCGGAGGCGCACGCAAAACAGCGGTTATCGGCGCGCCTTGA